TCGAGATTGATCATAAATCTCAATGACAGACATCTCGTATCTGTGTGCTCTGAGATTGAAATAGTGATAGACAACCCAGTTCTCACTCACAACCTTCAGAAAGAATGAAACACAAGAATAGATCAGTCTTCATGCCCCTTTTTTAGATGAAATGGTTATGATGTATTTGCTTAGAAGCTTCTTTACATCAGCAGTTTTGCTAAAGATGAAGATAGCTGAAATATTTAAGACAACAGGCACCACTTACAGCACGGATGGGACCCTGTGCACCTTGGTGAGTCACCCGATGTAGTATGCGACCAGTGACAGTGTCAATGAGATATGCGACCAACCAAGCTTCTTCTGGTGTCACAGATCCAATCTCTCCAGCAGCTTTAGGAGCAACAGTGGCAACAAAAAGTATATTTCTTGATATATACTTATACATTACATCTTGATCTGCAAGAACTTTCGCTTGGGTATGAACTACCTGGCAAACAATATAGCTTCAATTTTAATTCCACGGCCTAGCATATTTTTTACTCTGATTAACAAAAGCAGGAGAATGTAGCAAGGAAGACATACCTCATTCATCTTTCTTGTTGCCGTTGTGGCAATCTTCTCAGACTCAGAAGGGAAAACAATACGCCACAGCTCTTTAGTGTTAAAGCAGTACTCATCAACTACATCAAGGTTGCATCCGCTTCGTAATGAATATCCTCGAATCACGCCTTTTCCTACGTTAATTGAATGCCAGTATATATTTgacatttcatgaagaaaaatgtTAACAGAATCACGAGTTCTTGGGTATAAATGAGCTTGGAGATTTGCATCTATGATCAAATGAAGTCGCTTCTCAGTTGAATCTGTCAAGGGCAATGGAATGACTTGAATTATAGAATGGGCAAGCTTTAGAGAGTTCCGCTCCTTCCCAGTGTAAGAATCAACAACAGAGAAAACACCCAGTGCATCATGACTAGGTCCGCATCTGCCAACTACAAGAACAGATGGGTTCTCATGCATTGCATGATGATGAGGAACCTGCCACTGATAAATATTTAGTGCAGAAGGGTGTCCGCAGGCTTCTGATCTATGAAGGGAAGGGAGTAAGAGAGACCAGATAACGCGCCCATCTCCAGTATGTAGTGCCAAAAGCTTTCCAGCTCTAGTTAGAACAATAATTAGCTTTCTAAATCCATTGTGATCTCGAGTCATCTTATTCCTCTCAGAACTTTTTAGTCTCATCGCTTGTATAGCAGCTATTTCATCAGGGCTTGCAAGCATGAGAGTCCCTTTAAGTTTCAGCACATGCCCCTATTCACAAGTAAACAAAATAGCGGCTCATTGTCGGCGAATCAAACAAGCAGCATGGAAATATAATGCATATTGCATTAGTAATTTTAACAATGTTGATGATCATCAAAGCTTTTTCCCCTTTCTTATATGACTACAATTTATATGTTCCCAAATTCCAAGTGAATTGCATAATATAAGAAAACATAGAGAATGAAAGATTCTTTACAGCATGGAATGAAGACCATATTTCCTCAAGGACAAGCATccaataatcataaatatatatagatatatttgcAAAACAGGGCCAGAATTGTAAAGTTGAGTGTTTACACAAGTACTGGTTTATTGcaatgaaattaaattaaaaaaaaaaagataattagatcatcTCTTTCCAAAACAATAAGAAAACTTTCAATAGTACGTGGTATATGGTTAATTGGACATTAACCCAACTTTCAAggcctatatatgtatatatctatatgtgtcAATATTTATGTACTTATGCATCTGTATGTGTCTGTAAGCATGTATATCTGTAGATAAAGCAGGTACACAAAAATTATTATCAGCATCGTATTACTTTCACTAAAACTAGAGGTAAAAACTCTTTGGCCATATTCAAATGAAACCTTGTAAAAAAGTGTCTGATTCTCACAATGACTTCTTACATTTAATCACCAATATCAGTTTTGACTTGGTGAAGCATGCTTTAGCAAAACATGCATAGTCCATCTCGTTGGCAATGAGTATGACAAACCAACAAACTAATCAGGCAAGCATATGTGAGATGAAGCTCGGTACTAGGCATAATAAAATACCCAAACAACAGCTTTTGAAGCTTCAAGTTAGTTTTACCATACATGCATTGCTCTCATTTCAACAAGTTTTGAGCTAATGTAAGTACAAGAGGGGCCAGGCTCAGCAAGGATTAAACTATCATATATCATGCTTGTGATACTCAGGTGCTGGCAGCCATAACATACCAACACTTGGCACCCACTGGAACAGGAAGATACGTAAGTTTCAAAAATATTCACAATCAGCACACTGTGATATGGTgatttattctttttttaataTACAGATCAATTTTAACCACTTTAAATTATTGTACAACCATATTAAAAAAAGTATTTAATTTAGAGATTACTGTCACCAATcttagataacatttatcattattACATGTGAGCATTGCATGGTTGACACATTTGTTATGCTAACCAAAACCACATGATTATACTTATACAATAACCAAACAAATAAGCTTAAAATTCATGATAAAATCCATAGGAGGCATGTACTATATTTACATTCTTAACACATTGTACGTTTCGAAAGCAAATTGCCAGTTTTGTATGAGCTCTTCTACATGATATCTTGATCTTTAACCTTCACTTTCAATAATaaccatattttctttatttacaaTATACAACTTGTAGATTAAGCTCTCAAGTCATTttcaaacaacaacaacaacaacaacattaATGTTAATCTTGAACAGAAGCAGGGCTCTTTAAGATAGTTGGACACAAATTTTAAATGGGAAAGCATGAGGTTGTACCACTATGTATCTGCCTCTATCAGTGTCTATTGTTTCAGCATGCACTGGTGCATATGCCGAAACACAATGGTAAAAGACTGTTAGAAAAAGCACATACTGATGCAATGTGCAGACAACCTATAGGCAAAGCTCATATCATAGACATGCTACAGTACAGTCTGGGTGAGGACTTTGATGAGATTGCAGGAATGCTGAAATCATAGTTGGACTTAGACTTCATATATCATTTTATACCGTAGAGtagtataaaattaaatatgaacTAAAGTCTTCCAAAAGTTAGGAAAGAATGTGTTGCAAAAGGCACTTTTGAAGAAGACTTTTATTTAGTTTGAGTTAGCAGTTCAAAATATCATGAACTAGATCTTATTAAGGTGGTTACAAAAAGGTGAATGATCCAGCATTCCCCAGAAAGCCTGTCTTTTAAGATGACAAAACTCTTGGGAAcatttttttccccttttaaAGAAGAACATCAACTCATCAAGTGTTTTTTTTACTTGCAGAAGAAGCataaaagaagaggaagagtacCTTGAGCCATTCAAAGAGGTTGTGTTCCACCTTTGCGACTGAAACACCTTCCTTCTCAACAGGTAGTTCAGATGTTGTTGAATCAATAATTGAAGCTAGCCCATCCTCTCTACTCCAGACAATCTCACCTTGTTGTACCAATAATAGTGAGTGATCTTCCATTACAATTAAGGCCCGAAACCCATGAGATTTGTCTGTGcgaatataattatttatgaaaacCTTCTGAACATGCCCTCTCTGGGGGTCCATCTCCACAGTTTCCTTAAGAACATCATTTCTTAGGTCTTTGTCAAGCTTCACCTTGAAATCAATTTTTGTTTCTGCATGCTGCACAATTGCAAAAGCTTGTTGTTCTCCTGAGATAGTGAGAACATCACTAACAGAAGCTGGATGGTTAaatttctcaatgacctccaGCTCACTCACACCCTTAACTCTCACTAAACATATACCTGAGACAGTTTTCACGGCAAACATACCAGTAAATTTTACAGGTAATAATGCAGCCATCCCAGAAAAATCTTGAAGAAGATCTGAAATATACGTCTGATGGAAATTTATAATTCCACTTTGGAAACTTATTGAAATTAAAGCCGACCTGGTGGCATCTAATGCCACTAGCATGTCACTAGAAACAAGTGACACTTCACCACAGAAACCACTGGGAAAAGATGCTGTGTTGTGCTTTAGCACCTCCCCACTTTTAGAGCTAAGCTGATAGACAGAAAACTGTGAGGAACCAACAAATCCAACAGCATATATGATATCACTCTCAAGAGGCTGAAAAACCTGCTTTATCTCTAATCTGCAATCATGGTACAAAAGAAGTGTACATTGTAAGTATGATATATCAAACAAAGCTCTGAAAAACTCAGAAAAGCAAGACTAGCAGCAAGGTTGCAAATACCTATCAATGGCAAATTCTTTTTTCCAAATAATTTCGCCATCTATGCTTGATACTGCATGAAGCCACCCTCCACTAAAAACAAGAATCCGGTTTTCTTTTCCCAAATTAGTGTTCGCCTGCAAGTTTATCTAGGTATATCAAAttcttaaaaaatgaaaaaatgtaAGTTATTTTAGGTTAACATAAAAGGGTATATAAAAACAGAGAATGACAGATAATAAATGGATTAAAAAGAAATTACTTCTTACCGGAACAAATAACAAAGACTTTGAGGGTGTTGAACCATAAAGAGCAGATTCCCACATCATCTGCCCATCAGGAAGATTCCATGCCCTTAATATACTACCTTCCGAAGAGAGTGtaataaaatctgaaaaaggtaTTTATTACAGACTCATTTAACAGTTCATGTACATAATTATTTGTGGGTTAGTTGTGGAAAGATGAAACTACAGAAAAAAATTTTGTCTGGATATAAAGACAAGACTACAGTCTTTAAATACAATGACACTTGAAGGAATGATAAACTAAAATACAACAATGCACTTGTGGTGTAATTTCTACTAATTTAAAGTGAGGTCATGTTGAACAGAATAAATAGAGGATATCTGAGGTTGGAACTGGGAATGGAACAACGAGCTAATGACTAAACTCAATACAACAAACATCAAAACACCTCAGATTTTCTACAAATCAATATTTTGTTTTGCATCACTTGTATTTTtcctatttattttaaaaaaaaaatagaaatgtcatctctttttttttatttttatttttttaagcatAAACATGCTGTGCTGCAGTCAAGAactttcaaaaatataaaaaaaattatcaatcctCTCCTCCACTAGAACTAAACTGGCactgaagaggaggaggagaggaagaggggagATAGCAAAGACTGGAGGTGACAGTGGTGTGGACCCAAATTATGTGGAGAAAGGGATTGGAGATTTGGCATGGGTGGTGATGGTGGTGGCAGTCGCCACTGCAGCGGCAGTAACAAAGAGGAGGATTAGGGGAGAAAGTGAATTGAGGAGTCAAGGAGGGGAAGGTTTTccatatttgaaaaaaatgaaaGCATTATTTTCTTGCTGTTACTTTTTCTAGAAATTAGGAGAACTGATTTTGAAAATAGAAAACAAAAGTCACAGTACCAAACAGATCTTTCGTCTCAGTCTGCATGTTTTGTATTATAAAGATGGAAAATAGGAAAAAATCGATGCCAAATATGCCCTGAGTTTGCTGGACAAGAAACAAAACACTGAATCCACAATTTTACTCCAACTTTTTACCTTGGTGTGTTATAAACAGAACATTCCATCAAGGGCCCTTTTAGTTTTGATCTTTTTGAATTATATAACCTTGATCAAGTAAATCAGAGTAGCAGCTTTCATGATTTAAATAAGGCATGGTGTTGTCATATAgttgaaatattaaaatattaacacatatatacatataagaCATTAAAAAAAAGTCCAAGGTTCAGTGTCAAGGTGTCTCTAGTGTCCAACAATTCAGCCTCCAAAAAATATCCAATGCCACAGCACTTCCATATGACAATGGAATAAGATTGAATATGAGCTATCCATGGCATGTTCTCTTAAAAACCTTTTTCcacattgcataaaaattaataaataatgcctTCATTGAAATATCTGTGCACTAGATTAAGAAAAACTCCAATTTTTAGAGCAAAAAGGAGTTTTACATCATGTTGTACTCAAGGATAAAAAATTGAGAAAGATTCTAAGTGATGCAGCTGCTGACTCTCCATATTCTAGCACTTGTTTACACTTAGCTATATCCTTTAAGAGATAACTGCAAAACAATATGAGATTAAAGTATttgaatatttattttagatctgaaataaaaaatttcattaaataaaaataaaatcaaattcagACATAAGCTCAAAACACAATTTCACCTTGCAGATAAAGGAAATCAAAAAATGGGACATTTTTGAAGATAAGAAATGCAATATAACTAAAGTCAAATTAAAGGCATTGCATTCTAACTATTTTGCTGAAAATAATTGCCAAAGTTTGGCATAAAAAATGCCTTCAATTGATTTTGAAGGCAacagtaaaaaataataatttagggTGGCATATATAGAAGTTACCATAGAACACCTCTAGATTAAAGCCTCTATGAGTGAAAAACCATGACAATAACACCCTCCATAGAATCTACCATGCATAACATTGACATATATAGAAGTTACAGTAGAACACATCTTGATTGAGAAGGCAATTCCATCAAAGAGACAGAGACCTTTTCTGATTTctatgcaaaatatatacatgcaCACACAGACACATATATATCAGCCAAAGTCAGATGAAAAATGATTTGTTGTTAAAGAAGCAAAATAAGCATCTTTCAAAGCATAAAATAAAGACAACGTGATAATATAAGAAAAATTATAATACTAGGAAAGCAATAAGAGAATTACATTTTCCAAGAGCaatatcaatttgatcaacatggTCATCTTTTCCAAGCACATGTCGCCAAACTGCATTTAGGCAATGAAAGTAACATTTAAAAGCAACTTAaagaagaaagaataaagaaaacccAATTGCATAAAGCATTCAAAATCATTGATCATGTCACCCTAAAAAGTCGTCAGTTCTCAGTTGCTTGAAGATCCCCAAGCGAACTATAATATTTAGAGTTTAACTTACAAATATCCCCCGTACGAAGATCAAGAGAGGCAATGACATTTTCTTCTGTAGAGACTACTACACGCTTTTTTCCTGTCCTTTGAGTCGGAAATACAGCCTGCTTCACTTTTCCAATGTACTTCTGATGCCTGTAGACGAAGATTGAACAGCTCAGTGCATTCCAAAAGTGGTAGCATATCAAACCAAGTAATTCATGCGGCAGAATTTAAACAGCAGATAGGAGAACATAAAACATAATCCCATATAACATGTGGTTTTTAGGGGGATAATTGCAGAAACAGCATACGAGAAGGTGAACACCCGAAGGGTGAAATCAAATATAACCCTCTTTTTAGAATAAAGTCTTGCAACAGTCATCCTGAAGTTATGTATCGACGTATACTTACCAAATAACCCATCATCAGATGCATACGTTCCCATCAAGAAGCCAACAAATTTCGACAAAAAAAGGTTTAAAAAGTTTAATTAAGTCAATCCATGTAAAGACCCAAATTTTACTATAACTACTGATCCAGAATAGCGGAACTCAATTCCAGAACATATACCCCCAAGAAGTTAACGAACGAGAAACAAACAAAATTTCTAAACACGAGTTTGCTTCCAGAGATCCATTAGGTCCGATGAAAAGAAAACCTCTAAGAACCACAGGAAAAAAGGGAAACTTGACAAGAACCCAGATAAATCCATGCCCCAAGTTTGAAAGAAATTAGTTCGTAAAAGTAGACAGATCCAGAGGAACAACCGAAAATCTGTGAGAGAGAAAACAAAAGCTGATCCAAGAAGAACGATGGAGAGGGGGCGGATCAACTTACCAATCTGCGAGTCCTACTTGATCCTCGTACAACGCGGTGGAGAAATTCGAGTGGAGGAGGAGGATCAGAAACCCTAGACAAACCCTAACCGCCATCGCGATGACAGTTCGAGGTCGGAGACCAGAGGATCTATTaaaccgaaaaaaaaaaagagtccagAGCTCTTCCGACTCTGTGGCGGAGCTGACGAGCCTTATTACATCCCGACCGCCGGCTTCGATGCGAAACAAAAAACATGGGCTTAACACGACCCATTAAATGAGGATTATCTGGGCTGGGCTTCAGTTGGATCCGGGCCCACCCCGGCTACTACAAGATTGGATTGCTCGGGGCCTACTTGCTTATTACTTGCTCGGACCTTTGTGTTAAAGACGAGTTCTTTCTCTTTCACCGGCTATAGACAAACTTTTTCATTGCATATGAGTGCTTCATTGGCTTACATTTTGAACCTCCGGAGCCTTGGAATGTCCCGCAGTTGGCAAACAAGATTTGTAGCCAGAATCGATTGCAAGCATGAAGGAAAACACCCATAATGTGGTGGGTTTGTTTCCACCGTAACCATAATGTTATTTGAATTATTATAAAATTCTTGAATTATTGTTGATGTTTTGTTGACCGTCTAGCTCTATAAATTATTCCCCGAAACTAAATTGATCCAAaactattcaattttttttttttttgatacaaaggAACAGCCATATCATTTTAATGCAAGaacaattcaaaaaatttatctttcaagACCTGAGGGCTGATGACACCTTGGCGCCAAATCTAGTCTCCAAAATACTTGGTAATAAAAAAACTATTCAGTTATTCTTGGATTATACATGAATCTTATGATTCattcataaaatatttatgattgatttaaaaaattttatatattataaattaataatgctATATCTTATTGCTACTGGtgatttttttactattatttgttagttttagtttttttttacttgcttttaagtaaatatctttaaaaatattttaaaattttgatattttattttttttcctaattATTTGTTGTCTGAATTTTTTCAACTTCTTCATgaattctttttgattttttttgaattcgaATCATTATATGCAAGTGAAGTGCAAGTCGATGCCGAACTTGTGGCTATGGTTTTCTTCAATCAAAACAGTaacatcttatttattttttttttagcagcGTTAGTCGTACGTGTGTGGTGGTAGAGAACTCATATACGAAACTTAATCTATAGGCTTGATCCAGGGAGCTAACCGTCGATATGTCCGAGTGGTTAAGGAGACAGACTCGAAATCTGTTGGGCTATGCCTGCGCAGGTTCGAATCCTGCTGTCGAcgaaaaagatattttatttttccccaaaaaaaagaaaaaagaaaaaaaaaaaaaaaaaacacgcgCACACGCTATAATGAGGAGACCCACGGGTCCTCATACTTTTAGAAGCCTTTTTCCAATACCTCATTTTGtattttctggatttttttttcacTTATCAATTTATTAAAGTTTAGGATTTAATTCCACATTACCTAGTTGGTGGGATCATAAACTTCATCAATAGCAGGTAAACTGTAATGGAGTAGAAGATAATCCCCACACCATCTTTTTATCTTTTGTCTGACAATAATTATGAGTACTCATCCTAATTACCATGCCAAGCATGCCATATTCATTGGCAGAAAGATAACTCGAGCTTTCTATTACCCACATTGGGAATCGCTACTTGATAGATATAAACTTTTCAAAAGGTACACTTTGatgttttttaaaaattattttttccttcTCTTAATGTTGGTTTTAAGTGGTGCTTGTTGCAAACCAAACTATGCTAACTATTTTGTAACTTTTATTTGTTTAAGAGTCTCAAACCATGCCCGCACCATTGGTGCATCttaatttttgatcataaatccattttaaatattatagaaaataacGATTTCATAGGCGATCCATCTCTAGAACTCATATTTTTAAATGCATCTTTTCTTTTCACAATCTCTTAGGCTAGTATTCAACTTATTATAAACAACCTATGAACAACTTGGAATGTTCATCTGAATTGATCTATGCTAGTGCAGTCCTTGTTTCTTCAAACTTTGTAGGTCCAATGGTGGTGTCCCAATGCCCAGATTTTCCTTCATCTTCGGCCATATCAACCCCCTCCGGAGTCTTAACGCAACAAGTAGcaactttcattttttttttttttcagaagctACTACTGATAAGTAGCAACTTCCATTTTTTTTTAGAAGCTACTAGTAATTAGCATACATGTTTGGCTATTATTATCTTAATGACCTGGTAACTGTGTTTAGGAGTAAGGAAAGGAAAAGTTACCCAAGTTTGTATACTAGGTAACGCACCATCCTTGATTTGAATCTTGAATCTCTCCATGGAATCTGGAATCTACAACTAGAGAATGGTGCAATCTATGAACATCACTCAAGTTGCATTAAATCAATAACATGCTCGTAGTGAATCCTTATGTACTCCCCTAATTTAAGTTTTAGCATCCTCGCTAGGCTTAGGATCCAAATCCACTGATAAACACTACGATCGACTCGTGGTTAATCTTAATAAACCCATACTGCAGTATTCCTTAGTCCACATGAGTTATAAACTGAGTTGGCTCtgatattatttgtaataacttAAGATCTCATTAAAAAAGATTGACTGGAAGGTATTATTTGGGTTTCTTTTAATCCTATATAAATACTCAAGAATTTTTCAGTaaataatcgatgtgggactaaatacattCTTAGTTAAGGGTCTAAATCTATGTACCCACTCATAAGCTCTACAATCGATCTATGATTAGTCTCAATGAACCTATGCAGTATCTTTTAGTTCATATGAGTTATAGACTATGTCGATGCTGATATCATTTGTAACATTCTAAGAGCTTATTCAAAAAGATTAATCAGAAAGTATTATATGAATTCTTTAATTTTGTATAAGTACATAAGATTTTCTTAGTGAATAACTAATATAGGACCAAATGCACACTATATGCATCATCATAAAACTAATCCACCGATTATCAACATGAGTTATGTTTTTCCTGTCAAGTTTCTTAGCTTGGTGTGTTTTTTGAGTTACCTAAGTTTCTTAGCTTGGCATGTTTTTTGAGTTGCCTAATGTTTTGCTACATTGATATGGGTTTTGATCCCATAATAGCCAAATGTGCTTGGTATTTTTTTAATGAccattagtaatttttttttagatgtgGTTTGctctattaataatattttttaaggcCAATAGTAATATTTTTTGAGAAGAACTAGTTCTATTGGTGATACACCTAATTTACTTTTTAAAAGTACAGGCAtatagaaaattataattttttttataaaaataatataagatcATGCTATATTCCTACTCAAGTTAATTTGACCTCCTTCTCCAATCTTTCTGAGTGTACCAACTTTTTTATGtcatattgataaaaaaattaaataaaaataatatttatcaaaaaataaagaatatcatAGTATAAGTCAATTTTTAAGCAAGGAAACATATAATCTTAAAATAGCTAGTACTACCGTTAGCTGAATTCATCTTAAGAGCCTgttcttttatggataaatattataaaaaattgattaactCTTTCATTAATCAACTTATCCATATTCTCATATTTTTCAAGATAGATAagttattttttcataaatagcATTTACCCATACAGTAAAGAAAAATCTTACACATCTAGAAAGTGACTAAATCATTTTCTCATCAAATGAGAAAGtaatctttttaatttatttctaataTACTTTTAacctaataataatataatatttatataatataatatattaatataataatataatataatataatatataataatataatatataatatattaatattttataatatattatactatattattatatataataatattttaaaatatatatcatattatattaatataagatattattataatatattataatatattataattatataataataaaataaaatataatgtaatatagtataatatattataataatataatatattatatattaatttattatgtaTATTatgtataatactataataataatataatatattttatagaatagtatatattaatataatataatatattatactatattattatatataataatattatataatatattatattgtactaatataagatattaatataatatgatataatatactataatatattataataatatattatattatatattaatttattatgatGTATTATGTATAacactataataataatataatatattttatatataatagtatatattaatataatataatataatatattatactatattattatatataatatattatattatactaatataagatattaatataatatgatataatataatattatatataataaaatttatataataaaaaattataaaaaatatagataaatcatAGCgacttattcaaaaaaataataatatatagataataaaattttaaattatcttttaatatataaaagaatatagataaattattttatgatcaaaaaaataaatttaaaaaaaaattatatatatgatatacatTATATAATCCGATAATCATGTGCATCGCTAatcatatttattaattatttattttgatgtattttataaaaatgaGTGACTGTGATTGGCACGTTTGGTCATATGGTGCTGTCTTGCAGAATATAATTCCTCATTCTTCCGGGAGTGGTTGGCAAAATATTGATCTTAATGTTAAGAATTAAACTCAACTCCCCAAGTCATTTCCACttgggaaaagaaaaaagaatttctttataaaaaaaaaaaaaaatcccattccAGCTTTATCTTCATCATCATGACCAAAATATCCTCCCCAACAGATCGAAATAACCGCCCGTTTTCCTACCTGCTTCTTGGATCATCCTCTTTCCGAgtgccctcctctctctctctctctacctttCCTTCTTTCGAGGCGAGGGAACGAGGGCACACGTCCATGGAAAAAGAAACCCTagtttcctcctcctcctcctcctcttcttgggGCGCAGATCCGCCACCAGAGGATTGTTGGATCGAAGCGCATCGTGAATTACTTCCTCGATGGAGGTCCTTGCGCGAATCTTCTCAGGTTGTTTCTTCCCTCCGctaaaaattctctttttttttttgggattttttggTGCGTGAACTGAGCGTTAGGGCTTCTTTCCCCCTTTCTTCGCGTTTCTATTTACAATTCGAAGTTTAGGTTAGGGGATTTTTTTGTTGTTCGATAGGTCAATCTCTTCATCCTGGTTGATCTGCCCTTTTCCATCTTTTGTTGTTATGGGCATGTATTGTTTCCGAaacaaaattcaaaatttcattTTGCTTTAGACTTATGGAGGAATATGTGGTAGATTTAGTGCCACTTTTCTTTGCCAAGCTACAGATTCCATTTTCATGCTTATTTATTACTCAGCAGACGCCGATTCCGATTTCAATATCCAGAGTCAACCAGTTTGATGCTGCAAGGTTGGATGTGGAAATGACTGCTATGTTGAAGGAGCAGTTAGTTAAAGTCTTCTCTTTGATGAAGGTATTTTAGTTTATTATGCAAACCTTGGATAACTTGATGCCGGATTTTGGATCAGTAATTATTCTCGTTTCATTCTTTTGCTTTGGAATTAGCCAGGGTTTCTATTTCAATATGAGCCAGAACTTGATGCTTTTCTAGAGTTCCTCATTTGGAGGTTTTCAATTTGGGTGGATAAACCAACACCAGGGAATGCTCTTATGAATCTGAGATATAGAGATGAGCGTGCAGTGCCCACTGGAGGAAAAGAGGGTATGAAGTTTTCACTTACGTAGCTCCCTAGATACTGTCT
The sequence above is a segment of the Elaeis guineensis isolate ETL-2024a chromosome 7, EG11, whole genome shotgun sequence genome. Coding sequences within it:
- the LOC105048316 gene encoding uncharacterized protein, which produces MAVRVCLGFLILLLHSNFSTALYEDQVGLADWHQKYIGKVKQAVFPTQRTGKKRVVVSTEENVIASLDLRTGDIFWRHVLGKDDHVDQIDIALGKYFITLSSEGSILRAWNLPDGQMMWESALYGSTPSKSLLFVPANTNLGKENRILVFSGGWLHAVSSIDGEIIWKKEFAIDRLEIKQVFQPLESDIIYAVGFVGSSQFSVYQLSSKSGEVLKHNTASFPSGFCGEVSLVSSDMLVALDATRSALISISFQSGIINFHQTYISDLLQDFSGMAALLPVKFTGMFAVKTVSGICLVRVKGVSELEVIEKFNHPASVSDVLTISGEQQAFAIVQHAETKIDFKVKLDKDLRNDVLKETVEMDPQRGHVQKVFINNYIRTDKSHGFRALIVMEDHSLLLVQQGEIVWSREDGLASIIDSTTSELPVEKEGVSVAKVEHNLFEWLKGHVLKLKGTLMLASPDEIAAIQAMRLKSSERNKMTRDHNGFRKLIIVLTRAGKLLALHTGDGRVIWSLLLPSLHRSEACGHPSALNIYQWQVPHHHAMHENPSVLVVGRCGPSHDALGVFSVVDSYTGKERNSLKLAHSIIQVIPLPLTDSTEKRLHLIIDANLQAHLYPRTRDSVNIFLHEMSNIYWHSINVGKGVIRGYSLRSGCNLDVVDEYCFNTKELWRIVFPSESEKIATTATRKMNEVVHTQAKVLADQDVMYKYISRNILFVATVAPKAAGEIGSVTPEEAWLVAYLIDTVTGRILHRVTHQGAQGPIRAVVSENWVVYHYFNLRAHRYEMSVIEIYDQSRADNKDVRKLVLGKHNLTSPVSSYSRPEVMVKSQSYFFTHSVKAMAVTATAKGITSLQLLIGTIGDQVLALDKRFLDPRRTATPTQAEKEEGIIPLTDSLPIIPQAYVTHALQVEGLRGIITIPAKLESTTLVFSYGVDIFFTRIAPSRTYDSLTEDFSYALLLITIVALVAAIFVTWILSEKKELREKWR
- the LOC105048314 gene encoding peroxisome biogenesis protein 2 isoform X6, translated to MEKETLVSSSSSSSSWGADPPPEDCWIEAHRELLPRWRSLRESSQIPFSCLFITQQTPIPISISRVNQFDAARLDVEMTAMLKEQLVKVFSLMKPGFLFQYEPELDAFLEFLIWRFSIWVDKPTPGNALMNLRYRDERAVPTGGKEGAQLIFLNCFTSDSVRTGLEGPGLSVSQKIWYCLTTVGGRYIWSRLQSFSAFRRWGDFEQRSLGRRLWLLIQRVEGLYKAASFSNLLIFLYTGRYRSIIERALKARLVYGSPNMNRAVSFEYMNRQLVWNEFSNNEQICQSW